A window of Paenibacillus phoenicis genomic DNA:
GGGGAGCGGCGGTATCTGCTTGTTCTATTCTCAAATGCTGGAAATATTGATATACTGGGGGTAATCTGGGCTACTAATTTTGGGGCAGGTGAAATTATGAAACCGATTACAGTCTACGATATCGCCAAAGAAGCTAATGTATCCGTTGCTACCGTCTCACGCGTCCTTAACAATACCGCACCTGTAAAAAAGGAGACCCGGGAACGCATCAACGAGCTGATCAACAAATACCAGTTTCAACCCAATGCGCTGGCTCGAAGCTTGTCGAAGAAGGAAACGGGGATGATCGGCATTATTCTCCCGGATATTACAAATCCGTTTTTTCCAGAAGTGTTGTCCGGGTTTGATCTGGAAGCGCGCAAGCAGGGGTATACTTACTTTCTGTGCGACACGGTCTCAGCCAGTGTGGACAGCGCGGAGCAATATGTCCGGGAATCGCAATATTTGAATGCGCTCGCAGAGAAGCAGGTGGACGGGATCGTCATGATGGGGGGGCGGGTTGATTTGGCCAAACCTGACATGCAACTGATTGAGGAGGTAGCCGAGATCGGCAAAAGGCTGCCCGTTCTACTTGTCAACGGTCGACTCCCTAAATCGGGCCTGAATCGAGTGGCCGTAGACGAACGGTATGGAGCGGAGCTGGCGGCCCAGCATTTGATTGAGCTCGGGCACCGCGACATCGCGATTGTGGGCGGATTCCGTCAGATGTCCAACACGCAGCAGCGGACGAACGCTTTTACGAAGAAGATGGTTCAGGCGGGCCTTGAAGTGCGCAAGGAGTGGGTGCTGCATGGAGGTTTTTCCGTCGCCAGCGGCATGACGTTTATGAATCAATTGTTGGAGCTGCCTAAGCGCCCGACGGCGATCTTTTGTCTGAACGATTTAGTTGCGATCGGCGTGTTAAAGGCGGCCGTCAAAGCTGGGCTGCGCGTCCCCGAAGACCTCTCGATTATCGGATATGATGATACTCCGTTTGCCTCCTATAGCATTCCGGAGCTGACGACCATTTCACTGCATGCTCATGAGCTCGGCCGAACTGCGGGGGAAGTGCTGCACCAAATGATCACAAAGTCGAAGGTGAACAAAACGACCTTGCTGAAGCCGGAGCTGGTTATTCGCGAGTCTACTGCGGCTCTTAACTAGCGTTAGGAGCTTCGGACCCGCTTCCGGCAAAAAGGGATTGACAACTTAAATCTGGCTGGGCTAGAATAACTGCAAGAAAGCCCTTACATTTTACTCGCAGGTAAATTCTTCTTTATTTCACCCTCCACAAACACAACGAAATTTTACTTCTTTCATCAACTCCGAAGAGAAGCATTCATCTGAACAACACTTGGCACAACAACTGAACATTTCGTTTGCTCCAAAGTGAAACCCGTTTCACTCTAATTTTATTGACCACAATGTAACGGGTTTCATGAAATGGGATTCATTAAAGTTTAATAATACAGACGTTAGGAGTGGTCGCTATGAGTACGCGTATCGAGTCCGAATCCGTTGTAAGTCTGTCTGGCCAGGCTGTCAACATCCATGGGGAGAGCGTGATTCTGCTTTGTGCTTCGCTCTTTTATTTCCGGATTCCCCCCGAGTTATGGCAGGAACGGCTCCAGCAGGTGAGAGAAGCAGGCTACAACTGCATCGATGTCTACTTCCCGTGGAATTTTCATGAGCTCCAGGAAGGAACCTGGGATTTCACCGGGATGCGGGATGCAGATACGTTTCTGCGACTCGCCAGTGAAGCGGGATTATGGGTGATCGCCCGCCCGGGACCATATATTTGCTCTGAATGGGACGGCGGCGGCTTGCCTGCCTATTTGTACGCCAAAGAGCCGGCTCTGCGGATTAGAGATAATGACCCTGCGTTCTTGCAGCATGTGGCCCGGTGGTATGCGCAGATCCTGCCGATCCTTCATCGTCATGAAGTCACGCGTGGGGGCAGCGTCATCTTCGTTCAGCTTGAAAATGAACTGGACTTCTATGACTGCTCCAACCCGGCAGGATATATGGCTGCGCTGCGAGACATGGCTGCAACGCATGGCTTATCCGTCCCGCTGATCGCTTGTGCCGGCCAAGGCGGCCTGGTGCAGGCGTCCGGGTTAACGGAAGGTATCGTGCCGACCTGCAACTTCTATCCGGATGACCGGGATCCCGATTTCGAGCGCAAGGTGCTGCATTATCGGGAGGTGCTTCACAGGCAGGGACTTCCGCTGCTCGTTACCGAGACGAACCGGAGCCATTACCTGCTGCGCAGATTGCTGTCAGCTGGAGCCAAGCTGCTGGGTCCTTATCTGCAGGTGTCTGGCACCAATTTCGGCTTCACCAATGCGATCAATAACTGGGGAAGGCCGCTGGCTTTCTTGACCTCGGATTATGATTTCGGAGGCATGATTTCGCCGGAAGGCCATCTCCGTGAAGAAGTGCAGGAAGCAAAGCTTCTCGCCAGGTTCATTCGTGCCTATGGCCGCGCGATTGCGGAATCTGAGCCGAATTCCGGGAGCAAATGGTCTGTTGCGGGCGAGAAGGAGGGAGTGTTTGGCCCGTATGCGCTGCGTTTGAAAGGCGGTGGAGAGCTGATTTTTGTGACCAACGGTGAGGATCGCTCCAAGCAAATCCACCTGCATAATGAGGAAGCCAGCCATGCTTCATCTACCGGGACATGGACCTTAGCTGCTTCAAGATCCTTGGCGCTGCCGGCAAAAGTGCCGCTAACGAACTGGGGAATTTCAGGACAGCTTGTTTCCTCTACGGCGGAGCTTTACATGGTGGAACAACAGATGGACGGAGTGGTTCTCGCGTTTCACAAGGAGGGGGACAACGGGGAGATTGCCTTAGCCGTCGAAGTTGCCCATGATCCGATTACCGAGGGGATGCAGGTCATCCATCGCGAAGGCCAGTTTATCTTGCAACTGTCTGGAGCAGAGACGGCGTTTTGTCGGTTTGAACTAAAGGAGGGGCGACGCTTTACGGTTATTGTCACAAGCCTTCTCAACGCGCTTCGGACCGAAACGATTCACCTGGATGGGACCGTGACCTTAACCGCAGATCAACCGGTCTCGAATGTCCCCGACCCTACGCCTGCACCCGATTGGCGGTTTGTTGGGAGGGAGGGATGGAAGGCGCCAATCCAGGCTGCGACGGTACAGACGAAGGGGGCGGAGGCAGAATTTTTGGAACGGCTCGGCGTTTACCGGGGATACGCCTGGTATGAGGCGGAGACAAATCTAGTCGCCGCTGAACATCGGCTGCATGGATTTCTGGTGCGTCAAGCGAGTGATGTTGTTTCGCTGTATGCTGACGGAGCGTACCTCGGCACTTTTACTCCCGGCGGAGCCAGCGTGTTTGTTCCGGTGAACGGATCGGATGTGAAGAAGCTTCAGGCGCGTGTGGAGATTTGGGGCCACAGCAATTTCGATGACATCCGGCTCCCAGCGCTTCGCTTGCCTTCTCTGAAAGGGATCAAAGGGATTACGGCCATCACCGCCGTACACAACATTACCTCGAACTGGCGCGTGCATCCGAAGGTCGACCGTTCGCGGCAAGGCACTCTTACAGAGATCGACGAAGCATTATGGCCGGTTGTTAGCTTCGGAAGCTGGCTGTCTGCGGATCATCTATCCCAGCATCTTTTCCGCAGAACGTTTATCCCTGGGGCTGGCGGGGATTCGTGGACGCTGCATTTTCGGAACCTTCAAGGGCATGCGCGGCTTTGGGTGAACGGAATCGATGCCGGTCCCATCCATCCGCTGGACCCCTTTATCGATTTGAAGCCGTATGTCACCCCAGGACAGGAGCTGCAGCTTGAGGTCTACCTGGAACGAACGATGGGGCAAAGCGCCGGACAAGTGCTGGTCTATGAAGGGGTTGAAGCATCGGCGTATACGATCAAGGCGGCGGAGGAAGCTCATTTGAAGGCTGCGGCGGAGCATGAAGTTGCTGCAATTCCGCTTGAATTGCCGCTGACGTTGACCTCAGGTGAGGCAGGATGGTTATTCGCTCCAATTCCGAACGCTGCACAAGGCAAAGGTTGGAGGGTCCGTGCCGCTGGCTCGGGATTAAAGCTTACGGTGTTTATGGAGGAGCGGATCGTCGGCAGGCTGTGGCTGCCAGGAGGTGCGGGAAGGCCGATGATGACTGGCGGCAGCGCGGACTCGTTTTATTTGCCGGGTCCATGGTTTCAGGCGGGGCAAGCGCAGCTGTCTATTTTTCTCGAGGCAGTGGATGAACAGGCTGCAGGCAGCTTAGAGAAGCTTGAGTTTATTTCCGTATAGAAGGGAGAGGCCTATGGAAATCACGACGCCAACAAAGGTACGCCAGCGGCCGCAGCTTCACCGGATGCGCCAGCAGGGGTGGTTCAAACGGTTTTGGAACAACAAAACGCTGTTGCTGATGTGTCTGCCGGCTATCATCTTCTTTATCATTTTCGCGTATTTGCCGATGCCCGGCTTGTATCTGGCTTTTATCAAGTACAACTACACGGATGGTATTTTTAAGAGTCCGTTCGTGGGGTTCGATAACTTTCGATTCCTTGTGATGACGGGGGATTTGTGGCGGCTGACTTTTAACACGGTGGTTTATAATCTGGCCTTCATCCTGCTGGGGAACGTCTTGCAAATTACCGTTGCGGTGTTCCTGAACGAACTTCGTCTCAAATGGTTTAAAAAGCTAACCCAAACCTTGATGTTCCTGCCGCACTTTATTTCGGCGGTCCTGATTGGTCTGATCGCTTACAACGTGCTGAGCTACGACTACGGTCTGCTCAACAGCATCCTGACTTCGCTGGGATTCGATCCGGTGAAGACGTATTCGAACGCCACGATCTGGCCGTTTATCATTGTGTTGACGTACTTATGGCAATCGACAGGGTATGGATCGATCGTATATTTCGCCGCCATTATGGGCCTGGATAACGAAATTGTCGAAGCGGCGGAAATCGACGGGGCCGGCGCATTCCAGCGCATTCGTTATATTGTGCTCCCTTGGCTGAAGCCCACCTTTATCATTTTGCTCCTGTTTTCGCTTGGCGGGATATTGCGCGGGAACTTCGGCTTATTCTTCAACCTGGTGGGAGCTAACAACACCGCGCTGTACGCGACGACGGATATCATCGAAACGTATGTGTTCCGCGCCCTCATGACCAACTTCAACTTCTCGATCGGGAGCGCCGTCAGCCTCTATCAATCCGTCTTTGGATTTGTGGTGGTTATCACCGCCAACTGGCTGGTCAAGAAGGTTTCGCCCGACAACTCATTATTTTAGGAGGTACAAGGCATGGATGACGCTCATGAAACGCGAAGCATCCGCACAGATCTAGGCGGCATTATCGTCAAAATCGTCGGCTACCTGTTTATCGGCTTCTTCGCCTTATGCTGTTTGCTGCCCTTCCTGCTGGTCCTTGGCACATCCTTTACGTCGGAAGCGGCGATTAAACGGTTTGGCTTCAATTTCTGGCCCCGGGAATTCAGCACCTTCGCTTACAAAATCGTCTTCGAAAATCCGGATCTCATCATTGGCTCCTATCTCGTGACCATCGGCATTACAATCTGCGGTACCGCACTGGGTTTGTTCTTGGTGGCGATGACGGGGTATGCGCTGCAACGGCCCGATTTTGCTTACCGGAATCGCATCTCTTTCTTTATCTACTTTACGACCTTGTTCAGTGGCGGGCTGGTTCCGTTTTACCTGCTGGTGACACAGTATTTGGGCCTGAAGGATAACTACTTGGCCGTCTTGCTGCCCGGTCTGCTTAGTCCATTCCTGATCATCATGATGAAAAGCTTCGTTCGCTCCATTCCCCACGCGATCACGGAATCTGCCAAAATCGACGGGGCCGGAGATTTCACCATCTTTATCCGCCTAATCTTACCTATGACTACACCAGCCTTGGCCACGATCGGCTTGTTTATCGCCCTGGGGTATTGGAATGAATGGTACAACTCCATGTTGTTCTTATCGCCGGACATGAAGTACCGCCCGCTGCAGCTGTTCCTGTATAACGTCATCACCAGCGCGGACTTCATCCGAAATTCGGCCGCGGCTTCGAACGTGGAGCTGCGCGATGTGCCGCTCGAATCGATGAAGATGGCGACGGCTATCGTGGCGACGGGCCCGGTGATTTTATTTTATCCGTTTGTGCAGCGCTATTTTATCAAAGGCATCACGGTTGGCGCTGTCAAAGGCTAAGGCTTCACAATTTCAAATAGATGAAGGAGGTTTGTGTGAATGGTTCGATGGAAGAAGGCGTCAATTTGGGTCATGGTGAGCCTGCTGGTGTTGCTGCTGGCGTCCTGCGGCGGCGGCTCAAACAACAAAGGGGCGGGCAGCGATGCGGCAAACAATGGGGTGAATTCGGTGAACACCGGTCAAGAGACGGACACGGGAATCGACACATCCAAGTTCGTGAAGATCAGTTATCTCGTTTTGGGGGATAAGCCAAAGAATGGCCAGTTCGAAAAGGTGCTTGCAGAAGTCAACAAAATCATGAAGGAAAAAATCAACGCCGAGCTGGAATGGAAATGGATCGAATGGGCGGATTGGCAGACCAAATACAATCTGGCGTTAGCCTCTGGGGAACCGATTGATCTGATTACGATCGGAACCGACTGGCTCGACACCTGGGGGAATGCGCAGCGCGGCGCCTTCATGAATCTGGATGAACTCCTGCCGAAATACGCGCCGGAAACGTGGAAATCTATCCCGGAAGAGGATTGGGAAGAAAGTAAATACAACGGCAAAATCGTCCTGATTCCGGAGAACGATTACACGCAGTGGGTCAATCACGGTTTCTTCTACCGCGGCGATTGGGCGAAGGAGGCCGGGATTACCGAACCGATCAAGGATTGGGAGGGCATCGAGAAATACTTGCAGTACATTAAGGACAACAAACCGGATGTGATTCCGTGGGACGCAGCGTCAGGCACGCAAACCTGGGGTGGATTTGTTCAATCGTATACGGATGAGCTGGAGCTTCCAATTTCGACCGGTTTCTTGCCCGTATTTACGGCTAAATCCTATGAAGAGCGATTTACTGCTGTAAGTCCAATCTTCGAGGACGTGTTCTTGGATTATGCCACGATGATGAAAAGATGGGCGGATCAAGGCTTCTGGCGTGAAGACGCCCTGAACAACAAGAACAACAACCGCGATGCGCTGAAAGCCGGCTTGTCGGGGCTTGATCAGCATCATACACAGACGTTCTCTGGACTTCGCGTCGAAATGGATAAAGCACAACCTGGTTCGGAGCTGCAAATGTTCCCATTCTCCCGGACGCGCGGCACCAACCTTATGGAGCTGTCGATTACTCATGGCGGTACATCTGTAGGGGCGCACAGCAAAAACCCGGAACGCGCGCTGATGGCCTATGATCTGATTCGCAATAATGAAGAGATTTATCATCTGATCAACTATGGGATCGAAGGCGTACAATACGTGATCAAAGATGGCAAACGTGCACGTCCTGAAGGTTATGATGACGCAAGAGACGGCTTTTATTCAGATTTCTGGGGCGGCCGTGTCGACAAGTTTGAAATTCCCAGCGAAACGACCTGGGATCAGATCGAAGAGACGTTGTATGCGGAATACGATAAGATCAAGAAGCCATATGTATACGGTCGCTTCGTATTTGATAAAACGCCGGTAGAAGCTGAATTGACCGCGATCTCGCAGGTAACCGGAGAGCTTGGTCCGGCCATCGTGATGGGGAAAGCCGGAGACCCGGCGAAGGCGGTTGAAGAGTTCCGCAACAAGCTGAAGCAGGCCGGATACGATAAAGTGTTGGCCGAGCTGCAAAAGCAGTTGGACGCTTATAAAGTTCAGATCGGTGAATAATCGTTATACGGAAAAACAGAACGGACCCGCGAATCGCGGGTCTGTTTTTTTGTGAGAGATTGCAATTTCGCAAGAAAATGGATTTACATTTTTCAAAATGAGGCATATACTAAAACTATAAAGTTGCACTGAGGAAACTTTAATGGATATAGACAACTTTAGTGGGCGCAAGCGCAAGGGAGGGATTCTCATGATGGAACAAAGTATTGCGCAACAAACGACTCCAGTCACATCCAATGGATTGGATCATAGAACGTCCGCACATGCCGCATTGGACGGCAGAACGAAAGGTCTGAAACGGCTTCTTCCGTTTCTTGGACCTGCGTTTATCGCTGCGGTTGCTTATATCGATCCCGGTAATTTTGCAACGAACATCACCGCAGGATCGAAGTACGGGTATCTATTGTTATGGGTGATTTTCGCTTCGAATTTGATGGCGGTGCTGATTCAGTCGTTATCGGCGAAACTAGGGATCGCCACTGGCAAGAATTTGCCCGAGGTTGCTCACGATCGATTTCCGAAGGGCGTGTCGATCTTCCTGTGGATTCAGAGCGAGTTGGTCATTATCGCTACGGATCTGGCCGAATTTATCGGGGCGGCGTTAGGGCTCTATCTGCTGTTTGGCATTCCGATGCTGCCCGCTGCCGTGATCACCGCGATTGGCTCCTTTGCGATCTTGGAGCTGCAGCGTCGGGGATATCGCGCACTGGAGGCGGGAATCGCCGCGATGGTGCTGATCGTTGTTTTGGCCTTTGCCTTTCAAGTGATTGCGGCGAATCCGGATTTTGCTGCCGTTGGCGCAGGCTTAGTGACTCCTCGCTTTGACGGAGTGGACAGCGTCCTGCTGGCTGCGGGTATCTTAGGGGCCACCGTAATGCCTCACGCGATTTATCTGCACTCCTCGTTAACACAAAACCGGATTGTGGGACGCAATGAGGCCGAGAAGAAGAAAATTTTTAAACTGGAATTCATCGATATCGTGTTGGCGATGTTGATTGCCGGGGCCGTGAATATGGCGATGGTCGTTGTCTCCGCAGGGCTGCTCTTCAAAAATGGTCTAGTGGTTGAAGATCTGGACGTCGCCCTCCAACAATTCGGAACGATCGCCGGACCGTTCACCGCCATTTCTTTCGGACTGGGACTGCTGATTGCCGGCCTCTCGAGTTCTTCGGTGGGTACGATGGCCGGGGATGTGGTGATGCAGGGGTTCATCAACAAACGAATTAACCTGTACGTGCGGCGGGCGATTACCACCATTCCGCCGCTGGCGATCATCGTGTCGGGCGTGAACCCGACGAATGCCCTGGTCATGAGCCAAGTGGTGTTGTCGTTTGGGATTGCCTTTGCCTTGATTCCTTTGATCTTGTTCACCTCGAACCGCAAAATTATGGGCGGCCTCGTGAATCATCGGGTGACCACAACGCTGGGGTGGATGATCTCCGCTTTGGTCGTTAGCTTGAACCTGTTCCTGGTCGTTCAAATGCTCTGGTGAGGTGCGTAACAATGAGGACTTCCATTTCCGCGTTGGTGCGGGATGGAGGTCCTTTTTTCAAGTGGACAAGCTAGGGAAAAGCAAAAGCGAAAGAGAGCCGTTTGTGGGCTATCTCCTTCGCTGTCTGCTTTAGAAGCACGTGAATGAGCGAATCCGATTCAAATCGATGCCGAAGTATCCCCAGAAGAAACCAAACCACCGGAATCCGGCAATCGAATTCCGCCCGACGAATACCGGGAAGAACCAGAATTGCTCCCCATTGTTCAGCCAAACGTAGGTGTTGCGGAACAAGCAACGTCTAATTCCGCCCGGATCGATGGCAAACGTGCCGACTTGCATTTGCGGTACAAATTGTGGTGGTGGAGAGGTTGGCGGCTGAACGCCTCCCGGTGCTCCTCCCGGAGTACCTGGGAATCCTCCAGGACCTCCCCCTGGAAAACCACCTGGAAATCCTGGACCACCAGGTACGCCAGGCCCTCCCGGAAATCCTCCGCCGGGTCCCGGCGATGGAAAAAATCCCATATGTGATCGCTCCCTTCAATGTATAGGCACAATCATCATATGCAAATGCGGAGAGGGCGGTTGGGCGAATGCCATGGAAATTGTTTTATTTTTCGTGCTTCTCACTCAGGCCAAGAAACTGGTAAATTCGCGACTTGTATTGCTCCAGGCTTTCGTAGCAGCCATACATGCGGCTTGCGATCGTCTTCCCATTCCCAAAGAAGAAGCGTTCAAACTGGTTTTGTCTGCCGCCAAACGCGCTGCCGCCCAGCTCCCAGGCCAGCCTGAAGAGGGCGATGCGATCTTTTGCCAGACTGGATATTCCCTGCAAATAGGTATCGAGGTAAGCTTGGTTTTCCGAATTGAAGTCTGCCCCAAACGGGTTCATGATCAGTTGGCTGGCGCTAATCGTACGGATCATCTTCAGCGCTTCCTCATGCAGATCGGGAAACTGGATACCCGCGGCGGTCAGCGGTGCCAGCGCTGGAACATAGTAACCGGATGCGGTGAAGGTTCCGCCGGTCTCGGCCGCCATACGCAATGCTTTCAGGTTCTCCAGCATTGCCATGATTTTGGCGATTGAATGAAGGAACGAGGGCTCGCCATCCGCATTCTGCTCCATGGCCAACGCTTGCAGCAGCCCTAGGAAAAATTCAGTCTTCGCAATGTACCGCGTGAGGATCTGGTGACCGGCGTATGCATGGAAGTGCCCTTCATGAAACAACCGATCGCACAAATCCTCTTCGCCGAAGAAAAATACCCGATCCCGCGGAACGAGAACCCGATCAAAGATCACCATCGTGTCCATTTCCTCAAACCGGCTGGAGAGGGGGTGATCATAACTTGAATCAAACGCGTGGCTCTCTCGGCAAATAAAGGTCATTCCCTCCAAATCATTTGGTACCGCAAAAGCGAATGCGCTGGGATTCACCTTCCCGTCTCCCAACATAAAGGAAGGCGTGGGGAGGACGAGGATTTCCTCGCAGGTGGGTCCCTGGGTCGCCATCAGAAAAGCACCGCTTACGACAAGACCCTCAGGAAGGATCTCTACCACCTTGGCGGCCAGGGATTCATCATGATCAACCGGTCCGGACATTTTGCTGATCATCGGCTGAACAAAGGCATGGGATAACGTGATGTCATTTTCCCGACAATACTCGTAATACGTACGCAGATTCTGTCCATACTCCGGCGCGACAGCCTCCATCATGGAGGCAGCGGTATAAAACGACATCAACGCGGTGTTCATATAGTCGGGGGAACGGCCGAGAAATCCATGATGCAAACCGGCCCAAATCTCGGACATCCTCCTTCTGCGAACTAACTCTTCGGGAGTGGTCGGCGGCAAAAATGAAAGGCCAACGCGCTCCTCGGTGGTCGGTGACACATACGTCATGACGTCCCGCAGGTCATCCTCGCATTGCTTATCGTACATCGCGGCCTGCGTCCGGATCAGACCTCGAAAGGCAGGGTGCTCGGATAACGGAACGTTAACGCGTTCGCCGTTGTACCATAACCGGATGCGCTTGCGGTTGATCCGTTCGATGTACTGTTTTCCGTTTTTAATGGGCATCGTCTTCTTTGTCCCCTTTACTTGTAATAAGTGCAGTTTTTATATATAGTGCAGGGGCATTTAGGAATGTGCTTCTTAAAAGAACAGGATCTTGCGAAATTCGCAAGACCCTGTTTCAGCTCTGATTCATTAACTAGTGAAGATGTGGTTGCCGATTTGAAGCTTCTGCGGACGCGACCAAATCCATTTGCTTGTCGCTGTTTTTGGATTGAAATAATAAAGCGAACCGTAGGACGGATCCCAACCTCTGACCGCATCCAGTGCAGCTAGATAAGCCGTGCGGTCCGGTGTAAGCCAAATTTGTCCGTCATCGACCGCAGTAAAGGCGCCCGGTTGAAACACGACACCGTTGATTGTATCAGGGAATAAAGACGATTGAATCCGATTCATGACGACGGCACCCACCGCCACTTGTCCGGTATACGGCTCACCTCGAGCTTCACTATAAATCACTCGGGCCAACAGATCCATTTCGCTTTGATTTAGCGAATATTTTCTCAGCGCCGCCCAAGTCTGGGGGCCAGCCACACCGTCAACCTGAAGCCCGTAACGCGACTGGAACGTACGCACGGCTTGTTGCGTTTTTGTCCCGTAATATCCGGTAAGTTGTTCATTGAAGATGCCCAGCGCCTTCAGTCGGTATTGAAGATCCCAGACATCCCCGCTCGTGGAGCCCAGCTTCAGCGTCCCGGAGGCTGCCTGCGTTGGCGCTGCTCCGCCCAACAGGCCTACCGAGAGCACGATCACAAAGAGTAAAAGGAATCCTCGGAATTTGTTCATTTTGGGTGACCTCCTTTCCCTACAACATTGTAGGGAAGACTGTAGAGCGGGACAACCTACAACTTTTGGCATTCAGCGGGAAGTCAGGGAAGGGGTGAGAAAAAAATCCCCCTGAAAGGTTGAGGGGGAGACAGGTTTCCGGCTAACTGGAGCTATGTCTTCTCGATTTGTAATAACCGGATCCCATGTAGCCGTGGCGGTGCTTGTAGTCGGAGGAGGAGCGTCCCATCATTGGCCGAGTGTACCCGTGGCTGCTGCTGTAGCGCTTACCGTAATGTCTAGCCGAGCTGCCGTAATGCCTTCGATGGCTATGCGTAGCGGAATGAAGTAATTTATTCTCGCCTGGGACAGAAAGACTCCCAAATCCTCCATGGCATCTAAAGCGTCCGAATAGGGCTTCCGCAGTTGGAGCAGCCGTTCGATGATTTCAATCAGGGAGGGGGAGAGGGTCAACTCTTCCTGCCAGCTTAGCTCCTTGGCGTTCGTGGCGGAATGGGGTGATTCAAAAGTAGAGTAGAGCAAAATGCAACAGGATGTTTGGAATACGCAAATCAAGATGAACGAATCCTTGCTGATGGATGGGACCAGCTCGAGCAACTGCAGGGTGATTTGGGCACTATCCACTTCGCCATACCGTTGTCCTTGCTCAAAGATCAAATCCTCCAGCGTTGTTCCTTCTACCATGGACATAATCAAAAAGGGATGGCGGCCGATCATCATCCATTCTTTAAAAGCGGGGAGCTGCGGGTGATTCAAGGATTGCAGGATACTTGCTTCTCTCTCCAACAGCTGCCGGGCCAATGAGCCTTTGCTGGGTCTGACTTGCTTCAAGACAACAGGCCGATTCTCAAACTGATCAAGGCCGAGATAGGTGATCCCGTAGCTGCCCTCGCCCCCTACTTCCAGGATTCCTAGACTTAAGTCTAGGTTGGATACAGACTATTGCACGTTTTTGACGTTCTGTCGTTTATACTATTATAAAAGATAATGGTCTTGGAAGAAGACAAAAATAAGCCGAGGGATGCAACGATGACGATAATGAAGGCGAACACGGAACAAGCGGATAGGTGGTATCAACGGGCCGAAAGCAAAGCCGCACGTTACTTGGACTTGTTGCAGGAACAGCTCCGCTCGAAGAGCTACGTGTCCAGACTGCTCGATGATTTCATATGGTGGAAAAAAAAGCACCTTCCACGTCAGAAATTGCTCCCGATCTGGCGACGCGGCGCCAAACCGCCCGATTCATCGGAGGGTTCCCGGTTTCTCGCATGGCTGGCCCGTGCAGGGAAGCTGGACGATTATTTGGAGCGGAGCGTTTCCTATATGTATCTGCGGGATCTCGGTCAGGATTTGTCCGATCCCCGAACCCGTGCCAAGATCCAACGCATGGCAGGCGGTTTGAAGAAGTCTCTCGTCTCACCGGATGAAGCAACGGTCGGAACGGGAATCATGGAAGAGATGATCAGCTTAGCTTCCGTCTATCGCTGGGCTCAGCGAGAGGGCGTGGAGGAAGCGGTGATTTGGGTGATGGAGCGGTTAAAGGGCGTTAGGTCCCATCTCCCGCCAGAAATGAATGCCGAGGAAGCCGAGCGCAAGCTCATCAAAATCATCTTGGGCGTCGTGATGCACGTCATGGACGAAATGGAGGGCCACAAAGGCTCTGCGGAGCGTTCCCGCCGGCTCGGAGAGGCAATCAAACTGGGATATTATTACGGGCTGACCTACCCGTTTATTGATGACCTGCTGGATTCCGGAGCCTTAAA
This region includes:
- a CDS encoding DUF3502 domain-containing protein encodes the protein MVRWKKASIWVMVSLLVLLLASCGGGSNNKGAGSDAANNGVNSVNTGQETDTGIDTSKFVKISYLVLGDKPKNGQFEKVLAEVNKIMKEKINAELEWKWIEWADWQTKYNLALASGEPIDLITIGTDWLDTWGNAQRGAFMNLDELLPKYAPETWKSIPEEDWEESKYNGKIVLIPENDYTQWVNHGFFYRGDWAKEAGITEPIKDWEGIEKYLQYIKDNKPDVIPWDAASGTQTWGGFVQSYTDELELPISTGFLPVFTAKSYEERFTAVSPIFEDVFLDYATMMKRWADQGFWREDALNNKNNNRDALKAGLSGLDQHHTQTFSGLRVEMDKAQPGSELQMFPFSRTRGTNLMELSITHGGTSVGAHSKNPERALMAYDLIRNNEEIYHLINYGIEGVQYVIKDGKRARPEGYDDARDGFYSDFWGGRVDKFEIPSETTWDQIEETLYAEYDKIKKPYVYGRFVFDKTPVEAELTAISQVTGELGPAIVMGKAGDPAKAVEEFRNKLKQAGYDKVLAELQKQLDAYKVQIGE
- a CDS encoding Nramp family divalent metal transporter, yielding MMEQSIAQQTTPVTSNGLDHRTSAHAALDGRTKGLKRLLPFLGPAFIAAVAYIDPGNFATNITAGSKYGYLLLWVIFASNLMAVLIQSLSAKLGIATGKNLPEVAHDRFPKGVSIFLWIQSELVIIATDLAEFIGAALGLYLLFGIPMLPAAVITAIGSFAILELQRRGYRALEAGIAAMVLIVVLAFAFQVIAANPDFAAVGAGLVTPRFDGVDSVLLAAGILGATVMPHAIYLHSSLTQNRIVGRNEAEKKKIFKLEFIDIVLAMLIAGAVNMAMVVVSAGLLFKNGLVVEDLDVALQQFGTIAGPFTAISFGLGLLIAGLSSSSVGTMAGDVVMQGFINKRINLYVRRAITTIPPLAIIVSGVNPTNALVMSQVVLSFGIAFALIPLILFTSNRKIMGGLVNHRVTTTLGWMISALVVSLNLFLVVQMLW
- a CDS encoding 4-hydroxyphenylacetate 3-hydroxylase family protein; translation: MPIKNGKQYIERINRKRIRLWYNGERVNVPLSEHPAFRGLIRTQAAMYDKQCEDDLRDVMTYVSPTTEERVGLSFLPPTTPEELVRRRRMSEIWAGLHHGFLGRSPDYMNTALMSFYTAASMMEAVAPEYGQNLRTYYEYCRENDITLSHAFVQPMISKMSGPVDHDESLAAKVVEILPEGLVVSGAFLMATQGPTCEEILVLPTPSFMLGDGKVNPSAFAFAVPNDLEGMTFICRESHAFDSSYDHPLSSRFEEMDTMVIFDRVLVPRDRVFFFGEEDLCDRLFHEGHFHAYAGHQILTRYIAKTEFFLGLLQALAMEQNADGEPSFLHSIAKIMAMLENLKALRMAAETGGTFTASGYYVPALAPLTAAGIQFPDLHEEALKMIRTISASQLIMNPFGADFNSENQAYLDTYLQGISSLAKDRIALFRLAWELGGSAFGGRQNQFERFFFGNGKTIASRMYGCYESLEQYKSRIYQFLGLSEKHEK
- the sleB gene encoding spore cortex-lytic enzyme produces the protein MNKFRGFLLLFVIVLSVGLLGGAAPTQAASGTLKLGSTSGDVWDLQYRLKALGIFNEQLTGYYGTKTQQAVRTFQSRYGLQVDGVAGPQTWAALRKYSLNQSEMDLLARVIYSEARGEPYTGQVAVGAVVMNRIQSSLFPDTINGVVFQPGAFTAVDDGQIWLTPDRTAYLAALDAVRGWDPSYGSLYYFNPKTATSKWIWSRPQKLQIGNHIFTS
- a CDS encoding protein kinase domain-containing protein; this translates as MLEVGGEGSYGITYLGLDQFENRPVVLKQVRPSKGSLARQLLEREASILQSLNHPQLPAFKEWMMIGRHPFLIMSMVEGTTLEDLIFEQGQRYGEVDSAQITLQLLELVPSISKDSFILICVFQTSCCILLYSTFESPHSATNAKELSWQEELTLSPSLIEIIERLLQLRKPYSDALDAMEDLGVFLSQARINYFIPLRIAIEGITAARLDITVSATAAATGTLGQ